In Halosegnis marinus, one genomic interval encodes:
- a CDS encoding potassium channel family protein: protein MPREVEYEPVSVKELLAEMKDTAELLIDLSYSAVLLRSDTVAEEVIDLESRMDVLQLRARMGLLMAARNPEDAEALAPVLGVVGAAEKISDAAGDIAKVVLEDIGLPEAMRAALPESVETLVRAAVESESGLAGRTLGDLNLETETGVRVIAVRRSGDWLTDPDADTVLEPGDVVLLRGPEDGVAEVYEDLCGAAYEPPDPPVESSADLDRAMDSVVLMKDISELAVDLAYGAVLFDDDGLAEEVLELEAEVDALQSRFEAWTLRAAAEVDDPVSLRGLVHLAAATEVISDAALEISEGVLRGLGTHPVIQEAVLESDEILARYGVAAGSRLDGATLGDVAVKTETGMRVIAVRRGDGSRAPSGKETGWVVSPGPGTRLHADDVLIAKGTRAGAERLAELTD from the coding sequence ATGCCACGGGAGGTCGAGTACGAGCCGGTGAGCGTCAAGGAACTGCTCGCCGAGATGAAGGACACCGCGGAGCTGCTCATCGACCTCTCGTACTCGGCCGTCCTCCTCCGCTCGGACACCGTCGCGGAGGAGGTCATCGACCTCGAATCGCGGATGGACGTGCTCCAACTGCGCGCCCGGATGGGCCTGCTGATGGCCGCGCGCAACCCCGAGGACGCGGAGGCGCTCGCCCCCGTGCTCGGGGTCGTCGGCGCCGCGGAGAAGATATCCGACGCCGCGGGCGACATCGCGAAGGTCGTGCTGGAGGACATCGGCCTCCCCGAGGCGATGCGCGCCGCGCTCCCCGAGTCCGTCGAGACGCTCGTCCGGGCCGCCGTCGAGTCCGAGTCCGGGCTCGCGGGCCGGACGCTCGGCGACCTGAACCTCGAAACCGAAACCGGGGTGCGCGTCATCGCCGTCCGACGCTCGGGCGACTGGCTCACGGACCCCGACGCCGACACCGTCCTCGAACCCGGCGACGTGGTCCTCCTTCGGGGGCCGGAGGACGGCGTCGCCGAGGTGTACGAGGACCTCTGCGGGGCGGCCTACGAGCCGCCCGACCCCCCCGTCGAGTCGTCGGCGGACCTCGACCGCGCGATGGACTCGGTCGTGTTGATGAAGGACATCTCCGAACTCGCCGTGGACCTCGCGTACGGCGCCGTCCTCTTCGACGACGACGGCCTCGCCGAGGAGGTGCTCGAACTCGAAGCCGAGGTGGACGCGCTCCAGTCGCGCTTCGAGGCGTGGACGCTCCGGGCCGCCGCCGAGGTGGACGACCCCGTCTCGCTCCGGGGGCTGGTCCACCTCGCGGCCGCGACGGAGGTCATCTCCGACGCCGCCCTCGAAATCAGCGAGGGAGTCCTCCGGGGGCTCGGCACCCATCCGGTGATTCAGGAGGCCGTCCTCGAGTCCGACGAGATACTGGCGCGCTACGGGGTGGCAGCGGGGAGCAGGCTCGACGGCGCGACGCTCGGCGACGTGGCCGTGAAGACGGAGACGGGGATGCGCGTCATCGCCGTCCGGCGCGGGGACGGCTCGCGCGCGCCGAGCGGGAAGGAGACGGGTTGGGTCGTCTCGCCCGGCCCGGGGACGCGGCTCCACGCCGACGACGTGCTCATCGCGAAGGGGACCCGCGCCGGCGCCGAGCGGCTGGCGGAACTGACCGACTAG
- a CDS encoding transcriptional regulator — protein MSRQALVGNVSAMLADAGFAVSDRIAVRPKSFDLAARRGEDVLLVKVLSNVDAFDAATGAEMRRLGHYLNATPMVVSLRTRDEDLKPGVVYFRHGVPAISPDTAVDMFVEGVPPLIYAAPGGLYVNIDGEVLADAREERDWSLGQLASELGVSRRTVSKYEDGMNASVEVAARLEEVFDQPLASPVDVLDGGEDVRDADPEPDEAPEPDPSDEPVVSVLTKVGYTVHPTQRAPFKAVSEDEDPADSLLTGHSEFTRTAEKRARIMSSVGEITRTRSVYVVDDARRENVDGTALIEREELAGVEDADDLRDLIYGRVDREPESA, from the coding sequence ATGTCTCGGCAGGCGCTGGTGGGGAACGTCTCCGCGATGCTCGCTGACGCGGGCTTCGCCGTCAGCGACCGCATCGCGGTGCGCCCCAAGAGCTTCGACCTCGCGGCCCGGCGCGGCGAGGACGTCCTGCTCGTGAAGGTGCTCTCGAACGTGGACGCCTTCGACGCGGCCACGGGCGCGGAGATGCGCCGGCTCGGCCACTACCTCAACGCGACCCCGATGGTCGTCTCGCTGCGCACCCGCGACGAGGACCTCAAGCCGGGCGTCGTCTACTTCCGTCACGGCGTCCCGGCCATCTCGCCCGACACGGCCGTCGATATGTTCGTCGAGGGCGTGCCGCCGCTCATCTACGCCGCCCCCGGCGGGCTGTACGTCAACATCGACGGCGAGGTGCTCGCCGACGCCCGCGAGGAGCGCGACTGGTCGCTCGGCCAGCTCGCCTCCGAACTCGGCGTCTCGCGGCGCACCGTCTCGAAGTACGAGGACGGGATGAACGCGAGCGTCGAGGTGGCCGCCCGGCTGGAGGAGGTGTTCGACCAGCCGCTCGCCTCGCCCGTGGACGTGCTCGACGGCGGCGAGGACGTGCGCGACGCCGACCCCGAACCCGACGAGGCCCCGGAGCCCGACCCCTCCGACGAGCCGGTGGTCTCCGTGCTGACGAAGGTCGGCTACACCGTCCACCCGACCCAGCGCGCGCCCTTCAAGGCCGTCTCGGAGGACGAGGACCCGGCCGACTCGCTGCTCACCGGCCACTCCGAGTTCACCCGGACCGCGGAGAAGCGCGCCCGTATCATGTCATCCGTCGGCGAAATCACGCGGACGCGCTCCGTGTACGTCGTGGACGACGCACGCCGCGAGAACGTGGACGGCACCGCGCTCATCGAGCGCGAGGAACTCGCCGGCGTCGAGGACGCCGACGACCTCCGCGACCTCATCTACGGGCGCGTCGACCGCGAACCCGAGTCGGCCTGA
- a CDS encoding aryl-sulfate sulfotransferase, with translation MTPSRRTLARVAAAALVVALLVPAGVAALTHEPVEFKPGTVTERAGGDTVVGIQGFHFRGVGSSKKPARLLSVTPNGTFDWSYAGGLDRQWFYDVDPMANGHLFVVTPNADRTVVGEYDPDARRMVWTERFDIHDTHDADLLPNGDVVVANMRETEDGVANDRVFVYNRTLDEVTWEWRFRDHFPNDTDGGFSDDWTHLNDVDYLGGDRFLLSPRNFDQVLVVNRTTDAVEMRLGADGNHSVLHEQHNPDYLLSEEGRPTILVADSENDRIVEYERRCAGDPVEAPPADCSWTLAWELGVGGNLTWPRDADRLPNGNTLVTDSLNHRVVEVTPEGEVVWEYYATWGPYDAERVGATNTSAPWTGGSARGPTMRDLNATGAYAVTGSANDPPVPEDAAGGPAAVLADAGLTPLAVGWSHVVPWVKPVWMGGWAFLAAAASLAVGLAWAGAEAWTNRRGIAARLGR, from the coding sequence ATGACACCCTCCCGCCGGACGCTCGCGCGGGTCGCGGCGGCGGCGCTCGTCGTCGCGCTGCTCGTCCCCGCGGGCGTCGCGGCGCTCACCCACGAGCCGGTGGAGTTCAAGCCCGGCACCGTGACCGAGCGGGCCGGCGGCGACACCGTCGTCGGTATCCAGGGCTTCCACTTCCGGGGGGTCGGCTCCTCGAAGAAGCCCGCGCGCCTGCTCTCCGTGACGCCGAACGGCACCTTCGACTGGTCGTACGCGGGCGGGCTCGACCGCCAGTGGTTCTACGACGTGGACCCGATGGCGAACGGCCACCTGTTCGTCGTGACGCCGAACGCCGACCGCACCGTCGTCGGCGAGTACGACCCCGACGCCCGCCGGATGGTGTGGACGGAGCGGTTCGACATCCACGACACCCACGACGCCGACCTGCTCCCGAACGGCGACGTCGTCGTCGCCAACATGCGCGAGACGGAGGACGGGGTCGCGAACGACCGCGTGTTCGTCTACAACCGCACGCTCGACGAGGTGACGTGGGAGTGGCGCTTCCGCGACCACTTCCCGAACGACACGGACGGCGGCTTCTCCGACGACTGGACCCACCTCAACGACGTGGACTACCTCGGCGGCGACCGCTTCCTGCTGTCGCCGCGCAACTTCGACCAGGTGCTCGTCGTGAACCGCACCACGGACGCCGTGGAGATGCGGCTGGGCGCGGACGGGAACCACTCCGTGCTCCACGAACAGCACAACCCCGACTACCTGCTGAGCGAGGAGGGCCGACCGACGATACTCGTGGCCGACTCCGAGAACGACCGTATCGTGGAGTACGAGCGGCGCTGTGCGGGCGACCCGGTCGAGGCCCCGCCCGCCGACTGCTCGTGGACGCTCGCGTGGGAACTCGGCGTCGGCGGGAACCTCACGTGGCCCCGCGACGCCGACCGCCTCCCGAACGGGAACACGCTCGTCACGGACTCGCTGAACCACCGGGTCGTCGAGGTGACGCCCGAGGGCGAGGTCGTCTGGGAGTACTACGCGACGTGGGGGCCGTACGACGCCGAGCGGGTCGGCGCGACGAACACCTCCGCGCCGTGGACCGGCGGCTCCGCCCGCGGCCCGACGATGCGCGACCTGAACGCGACCGGCGCGTACGCCGTCACCGGGAGCGCGAACGACCCGCCGGTGCCCGAGGACGCCGCGGGCGGCCCCGCGGCCGTGCTGGCCGACGCCGGCCTGACGCCGCTCGCCGTCGGGTGGAGCCACGTCGTCCCGTGGGTGAAGCCGGTCTGGATGGGCGGGTGGGCGTTCCTCGCGGCGGCCGCGTCGCTCGCGGTCGGACTCGCGTGGGCGGGGGCGGAGGCGTGGACGAACAGGCGGGGAATCGCGGCGCGGCTCGGGCGGTAG
- a CDS encoding DUF7536 family protein — protein sequence MSQEPPERPGTARFAAALGVRRNAAVGFALGALVAVFLTYGAVTGPQDAYSDAAYVALGFVLAVGTGLLATLLLTVVSAVRLARET from the coding sequence GTGTCACAGGAGCCACCCGAACGCCCCGGGACGGCGCGGTTCGCCGCGGCGCTGGGCGTGCGGCGCAACGCGGCCGTCGGCTTCGCGCTGGGCGCCCTCGTCGCCGTCTTCCTCACCTACGGGGCCGTCACCGGCCCGCAGGATGCCTACTCGGACGCGGCGTACGTCGCGCTCGGCTTCGTCCTCGCGGTCGGGACGGGCCTGCTCGCGACGCTACTGCTCACCGTCGTCAGCGCGGTTCGACTGGCCCGCGAGACCTAG
- a CDS encoding tRNA(Ile)(2)-agmatinylcytidine synthase codes for MTVVGLDDTDSREGGMCTTYAAALVAERLGASARYLVRLNPAVPYKTRGNAALAVVTEVAPDEALAAAREVVGREAVTGDERTNPGVVVAPGTPEDAPDAVADWTDRAMRDLLAPDDARALCDEHGYRTAAWDTGQGLVGALAAVGAARAWERAGLAPTYETITYRERDRWGTEREVDYDSLFDAADEWYPTVWDTVDRATGEPVAVPHTPGPVLHGIRGDDPDATRACARAVDSESVERRVTFRTNQGTDAHLADGTPDEVRDGRGYRLDATVVRAPETRQGGHVFLAVGDDGVDLPCAAFAPTGRFRDRVRALRVGDDLTVCGEVAAGTLKLEKFAVRDLVGTERVTPECPDCGRRMESAGRGQGYRCRGDCGTTAPGKVERDLERDLERGWYEVPPSARRHVAKPLVRGGFDAPVHPER; via the coding sequence ATGACCGTCGTCGGCCTCGACGACACCGACTCCCGCGAGGGCGGGATGTGTACGACCTACGCCGCCGCGCTCGTGGCCGAACGCCTCGGCGCGAGCGCCCGCTATCTGGTTCGGCTCAACCCCGCGGTGCCGTACAAGACCCGCGGGAACGCGGCGCTCGCCGTCGTGACCGAGGTCGCGCCCGACGAGGCGCTCGCAGCCGCCCGTGAGGTGGTGGGCAGGGAGGCGGTGACCGGGGACGAGCGCACGAACCCCGGGGTCGTGGTCGCGCCCGGCACGCCCGAGGACGCGCCCGACGCCGTCGCCGACTGGACCGACCGGGCGATGCGCGACCTGCTCGCGCCCGACGACGCCCGCGCGCTGTGCGACGAACACGGCTACCGGACCGCGGCGTGGGACACCGGACAGGGCCTCGTGGGCGCGCTCGCGGCCGTCGGCGCGGCCCGCGCGTGGGAGCGGGCCGGCCTCGCGCCCACCTACGAGACAATCACCTACCGCGAGCGCGACCGCTGGGGCACCGAGCGCGAAGTGGACTACGACTCGCTGTTCGACGCCGCCGACGAGTGGTACCCGACGGTGTGGGACACCGTGGACCGGGCCACGGGCGAACCAGTCGCCGTCCCGCACACGCCCGGGCCGGTGCTCCACGGGATCCGGGGCGACGACCCCGACGCGACCCGCGCCTGTGCCCGCGCCGTCGACTCCGAGTCGGTGGAGCGGCGCGTCACCTTCCGCACCAATCAGGGCACCGACGCCCACCTGGCCGACGGAACCCCGGACGAGGTCCGCGACGGCCGCGGCTACCGCCTCGACGCGACCGTCGTTCGCGCGCCCGAGACACGACAGGGGGGCCACGTCTTCCTCGCGGTCGGCGACGACGGGGTCGACCTGCCCTGTGCCGCCTTCGCCCCGACCGGGCGCTTCCGCGACCGGGTGCGGGCGCTCCGGGTCGGCGACGACCTCACCGTCTGCGGGGAGGTGGCGGCGGGGACGCTCAAGCTGGAGAAGTTCGCCGTCCGCGACCTCGTGGGGACCGAGCGGGTCACCCCGGAGTGTCCCGACTGCGGCCGCCGGATGGAGTCGGCGGGCCGCGGGCAGGGGTACCGGTGTCGCGGCGACTGCGGGACGACCGCGCCCGGGAAGGTCGAGCGCGACCTCGAACGCGACCTCGAACGCGGCTGGTACGAGGTGCCGCCGAGCGCGCGCCGCCACGTCGCGAAGCCGCTCGTCCGCGGCGGCTTCGACGCGCCCGTCCACCCCGAACGCTGA
- the citZ gene encoding citrate synthase, with protein sequence MSDELKKGLEGVLVAESSLSFIDGDAGKLVYRGYDIEDLAREATFEEVVYLLWNGELPTREELSAFNESMAAERPVDDAVLDTVAALAEADEEPMAALRTLVSYLSAEDPEADADATDLDASTRKGRRITAKIPTVLAAFDRFRRGEDPVAPRDDLGHAANFLYMLTGEEPDAVAEETFDMALTLHADHGLNASTFTAMVIGSTMADVYSAVTGGVGALSGPLHGGANQDVMELLLEIDEAGEDPVEYVKRAREEREDWRVPGMGHRVYSVKDPRAVILEAKSEELGAASGDAKWYDMADAIESFFADQGLVEKGIAPNVDFYSGTVYYQLGIPVDMFTPIFAMSRVGGWLGHTLEYQAENRLIRPRARYTGEKDLDFPSIDER encoded by the coding sequence ATGTCCGACGAACTCAAGAAGGGGCTCGAGGGCGTGCTCGTCGCCGAGTCGTCGCTCAGCTTCATCGACGGCGACGCCGGGAAGCTCGTCTATCGCGGCTACGATATCGAGGACCTCGCCCGCGAGGCCACCTTCGAGGAGGTCGTCTACCTGCTGTGGAACGGCGAACTGCCGACACGCGAGGAGCTGTCGGCGTTCAACGAGTCGATGGCCGCCGAACGGCCCGTCGACGACGCGGTGCTCGACACCGTCGCGGCGCTCGCCGAGGCCGACGAGGAGCCGATGGCCGCGCTCCGCACGCTCGTCTCCTATCTCTCCGCCGAGGACCCCGAGGCCGACGCCGACGCGACGGACCTCGACGCCTCTACCCGCAAGGGTCGTCGCATCACCGCCAAGATACCGACCGTGCTCGCCGCCTTCGACCGCTTCCGCCGCGGCGAGGACCCGGTCGCGCCGCGCGACGACCTCGGCCACGCCGCGAACTTCCTCTACATGCTCACCGGCGAGGAGCCGGACGCGGTCGCCGAGGAGACGTTCGACATGGCGCTCACGCTCCACGCGGACCACGGCCTCAACGCCTCGACGTTCACGGCGATGGTCATCGGCTCCACGATGGCCGACGTCTACTCCGCCGTCACCGGCGGCGTCGGCGCCCTGTCCGGCCCGCTCCACGGCGGCGCGAACCAGGACGTGATGGAGTTGCTGCTCGAAATCGACGAGGCCGGCGAGGACCCCGTCGAGTACGTCAAGCGCGCCCGCGAGGAGCGCGAGGACTGGCGCGTGCCCGGGATGGGCCACCGGGTCTACTCCGTGAAGGACCCGCGGGCCGTCATCCTGGAGGCCAAGTCCGAGGAACTCGGCGCGGCCTCCGGCGACGCGAAGTGGTACGACATGGCCGACGCCATCGAGTCGTTCTTCGCCGACCAGGGGCTCGTCGAGAAGGGCATCGCCCCGAACGTGGACTTCTACTCCGGCACGGTGTACTACCAGCTCGGCATCCCGGTCGATATGTTCACGCCCATCTTCGCGATGTCGCGCGTGGGCGGCTGGCTCGGCCACACGCTGGAGTACCAGGCCGAGAACCGCCTCATCCGCCCGCGCGCCCGCTACACGGGCGAGAAGGACCTCGACTTCCCGAGCATCGACGAGCGGTAA